From the Entomomonas sp. E2T0 genome, one window contains:
- a CDS encoding MFS transporter translates to MASSNNSVNAPASVEQHNKIWILVFIFSFLGLLVDGADLLFLSFSLSSLEAEWGLSQFEKGMLGSYTLAGMAIGGIFGGWLADRFGRVKVVVASILIFSIGTAILGATQSYFQFAVMRFLASLGLGALYVACNTLMAEYVPTKYRTTVLGTLQAGWSVGYIVASLLAGWIIPNYGWRWLFYVAIIPAFMAIAMQFMVPEPAAWRAAKAKRDADKAAGVDTSKQKENAWTVIFADKTTRKMFLLWAATAGFLQFGYYGVNNWLPNYLEKELHLDFKKAAFFLVGSYTAMILGKILAGMAADRFGRRAVYAFGAIGTAVFLPVIVMFHSPVNIAYLMVLFGFLYGIPYGVNATYMTESFETKIRGTAVGGAYNVGRAGAAIAPACIGFIASHYSIGAGFLVMGAAYFFCGLIPALFIKDKLFDPQK, encoded by the coding sequence ATGGCGTCTTCAAATAATTCAGTAAATGCACCTGCGTCAGTTGAGCAACACAATAAAATTTGGATATTGGTTTTTATATTTTCTTTCCTAGGCTTATTAGTTGATGGAGCAGATTTATTATTTCTTTCATTTAGTTTAAGTTCATTAGAAGCTGAGTGGGGACTCAGTCAATTTGAGAAAGGCATGTTAGGTTCTTATACCCTAGCAGGTATGGCGATTGGTGGTATCTTTGGAGGATGGCTAGCTGATCGTTTTGGACGAGTAAAAGTAGTGGTAGCTAGTATTTTAATATTTTCTATTGGTACTGCTATTTTAGGTGCAACACAAAGTTATTTTCAATTTGCAGTCATGCGCTTTCTTGCCTCTCTCGGGCTTGGTGCATTGTATGTGGCTTGTAATACGTTAATGGCTGAATATGTACCTACCAAATACCGTACTACAGTATTAGGTACTCTACAGGCAGGTTGGTCTGTAGGTTATATTGTTGCTTCATTACTAGCAGGTTGGATTATTCCTAACTATGGCTGGCGTTGGTTATTCTATGTGGCTATTATCCCAGCATTTATGGCTATTGCTATGCAATTCATGGTGCCTGAGCCTGCCGCATGGCGCGCTGCAAAAGCAAAACGTGATGCCGATAAAGCTGCTGGTGTTGATACTAGTAAGCAGAAAGAAAATGCGTGGACTGTGATTTTTGCAGATAAGACCACCCGTAAAATGTTCTTATTATGGGCGGCTACAGCTGGTTTCTTACAATTTGGTTACTATGGGGTAAATAACTGGTTACCTAACTATTTAGAGAAAGAACTGCATTTAGATTTTAAAAAGGCGGCTTTCTTTTTAGTAGGCTCTTATACTGCAATGATCTTAGGTAAGATTTTAGCAGGTATGGCGGCAGACCGTTTTGGTAGACGTGCTGTATATGCTTTTGGTGCGATAGGTACAGCAGTCTTTTTACCAGTAATTGTAATGTTCCATAGTCCAGTAAATATTGCTTACCTAATGGTACTGTTCGGTTTCCTTTATGGTATTCCCTATGGTGTTAATGCAACCTATATGACTGAGAGTTTTGAAACTAAAATTCGTGGCACAGCAGTAGGAGGTGCTTATAACGTAGGTCGTGCAGGTGCGGCTATTGCTCCAGCCTGTATAGGTTTTATTGCATCACATTATTCAATTGGAGCAGGTTTCCTTGTAATGGGTGCCGCTTATTTCTTCTGTGGTCTTATTCCTGCATTATTTATTAAAGATAAACTATTTGATCCTCAAAAATAA
- a CDS encoding acyl-CoA dehydrogenase family protein: protein MIRDQETLDILLDSIRNFVTNELMPSENEVAETDQIPERIVSQMREMGLFGFCIPEEFGGLGLTMEEEVNVAFELGHTSPAFRSLFGTNNGIGSQGIIIDGTPEQKAHYLPKLATGEFISSFCLTEPDAGSDAGSLKTTAKRDGDFYVLNGTKRFITNAPHADIFTVMARTNPDIKGAGGISAFIVERGTPGLTVGKPDKKMGQKGSHTADVIFENCRIPVSQLIGGVEGVGFKTAMKVLDKGRLHIAAFSVGVAERMLNDALHYALERKQFGKPIAEFQLIQAMLADSKAEIYAAKCMVIDAARKRDEGKNVGTEASCAKMFATETCGRVADRAVQIHGGAGYVSEYSIERFYRDVRLFRIYEGTTQIQQLVISRNMIKEAQG from the coding sequence ATGATCCGCGACCAAGAAACATTAGATATTTTACTAGACTCTATTCGCAATTTTGTTACGAATGAGTTGATGCCTAGTGAAAATGAAGTAGCAGAAACGGACCAAATTCCGGAACGTATTGTTTCTCAAATGCGTGAAATGGGGCTATTTGGCTTCTGTATTCCAGAAGAGTTTGGTGGATTAGGTTTAACTATGGAAGAAGAAGTAAACGTGGCTTTTGAGTTAGGTCATACTTCTCCTGCATTCCGTTCACTTTTTGGAACAAACAATGGCATTGGTTCACAAGGTATTATCATTGATGGTACGCCAGAGCAAAAAGCACACTACTTACCAAAATTAGCCACTGGCGAATTTATTTCTTCTTTCTGTTTAACAGAGCCTGATGCTGGTTCAGATGCTGGTTCATTAAAAACTACGGCTAAGCGTGACGGTGATTTCTATGTGTTAAATGGAACTAAGCGTTTTATCACTAACGCTCCACATGCTGATATCTTCACAGTAATGGCACGTACTAACCCGGATATTAAAGGTGCTGGTGGTATTTCTGCATTTATTGTAGAGCGTGGTACACCAGGTTTAACTGTTGGTAAACCAGATAAAAAAATGGGACAAAAAGGTTCTCATACTGCTGACGTAATTTTTGAAAATTGCCGTATTCCTGTTTCACAATTAATTGGTGGAGTGGAAGGGGTTGGTTTTAAAACAGCAATGAAAGTATTAGATAAAGGTCGTTTACATATTGCTGCATTCTCTGTAGGTGTTGCAGAACGTATGTTAAATGATGCTTTACACTATGCTTTAGAGCGTAAGCAATTTGGTAAACCTATTGCTGAGTTCCAATTAATTCAAGCAATGTTAGCTGATAGTAAAGCTGAAATTTATGCTGCAAAATGTATGGTAATTGATGCTGCACGTAAGCGTGATGAAGGTAAAAATGTAGGTACAGAAGCTTCATGTGCAAAGATGTTTGCTACAGAAACTTGTGGTCGTGTAGCTGATCGTGCAGTACAAATTCATGGTGGTGCGGGTTATGTCAGTGAATATAGTATTGAACGTTTCTATCGTGATGTACGTTTATTCCGTATTTATGAAGGTACAACACAAATTCAACAATTAGTTATTTCTAGAAATATGATCAAGGAAGCTCAAGGTTAG
- a CDS encoding 3-oxoadipyl-CoA thiolase, with protein sequence MLNAYIYEGLRTPFGRHAGVLSSIRPDDLVAGVMQQLIERSKFNAEDIEDVILGSTNQAGEDSRNVARNALLVAGLPYTVPGQTVNRLCASGLAAIIDAARAITCNEGALYLAGGVESMSRAPFVIPKSESAYSRAAVIYDTTIGSRFPNPRLVAKYGNDSMPETGDNVAKEFGISREEADKFAAASQAKYEAARQAGFFKDEICPVEVSTGKKTPPKIVTEDEHPRPSSDFESLSKLRSLFEGGVVTAGNASGVNDGAAALLIGSQEMGEQRGVKPIARILSAAAAGVEPRIMGVGPVEAVKKAVARAGLTLNDMDIIEINEAFATQVLSCLKGLGVALDDSRVNPNGGAIALGHPLGASGARLALTVARQLQRTGQRYAVISLCIGVGQGLAMVIERI encoded by the coding sequence ATGCTCAATGCTTATATTTATGAGGGACTACGTACACCATTTGGACGCCATGCAGGTGTATTATCTTCCATCCGTCCCGATGATCTCGTTGCAGGCGTTATGCAACAACTTATCGAAAGAAGTAAATTTAATGCAGAAGATATTGAAGATGTTATTTTAGGTTCTACCAACCAAGCTGGTGAAGATTCTCGTAACGTTGCACGTAATGCATTATTAGTAGCAGGTTTACCTTATACCGTTCCTGGTCAAACAGTTAACCGTCTTTGTGCCAGTGGTCTAGCAGCAATTATTGATGCCGCTCGTGCGATTACTTGTAACGAAGGTGCTTTATACTTAGCAGGTGGTGTTGAAAGCATGTCACGTGCTCCCTTTGTGATTCCTAAATCAGAATCAGCTTATAGTCGTGCTGCGGTTATCTATGATACAACCATTGGTTCACGTTTCCCTAATCCTCGTTTAGTGGCTAAGTATGGCAATGACAGTATGCCCGAAACAGGAGATAACGTAGCCAAAGAATTTGGTATCAGCCGCGAAGAAGCTGACAAATTTGCGGCTGCATCACAAGCTAAATATGAAGCAGCACGTCAAGCTGGTTTCTTTAAAGACGAAATCTGTCCTGTAGAAGTATCTACTGGTAAAAAAACACCACCAAAGATTGTCACTGAAGACGAACATCCACGTCCTAGCTCTGACTTTGAATCCTTATCAAAACTAAGATCATTATTTGAAGGTGGCGTAGTGACCGCAGGTAATGCGTCTGGTGTTAATGATGGAGCAGCGGCCTTATTGATTGGTAGCCAAGAAATGGGTGAACAACGTGGTGTAAAACCAATAGCCCGTATCTTATCAGCGGCGGCAGCTGGAGTAGAACCCCGTATTATGGGAGTTGGTCCAGTAGAAGCGGTTAAAAAGGCAGTAGCACGCGCTGGTTTAACATTAAATGACATGGACATTATTGAAATTAACGAAGCATTCGCTACCCAAGTATTATCTTGCTTAAAAGGACTAGGTGTAGCTTTAGATGATTCACGTGTTAATCCAAATGGTGGAGCTATTGCCTTAGGTCACCCACTGGGTGCATCTGGAGCACGTTTAGCATTAACAGTAGCAAGACAGTTACAGCGTACTGGTCAACGTTATGCAGTAATTAGTTTATGTATTGGTGTAGGTCAAGGTTTGGCTATGGTTATTGAGCGCATTTAA
- a CDS encoding CaiB/BaiF CoA transferase family protein: MGALAGVRVLDMSRVLAGPWCGQLLADLGAEVIKIERPVHGDDTRGWGPPYMNDDNGNKTKESSYYMSANRGKQSVSVNIASPEGQELIRKLACEVDVLIENYKVGDLAKYGLGYDDLAKLNPRLIYCSITGFGQTGPRATEPGYDFIIQGLGGLMSITGERDDLPGGGPQKAGVAVADLMTGMYATVGIEAALYSREKTGKGQYIDVALLDTQVAMLANQGMNYLTSNKVPGRYGNAHANIVPYQVFRASDRDFIIACGNDSQFVSLSKAIGLPDLPQDPRFTTNAARVEHRTEIVELLSKHFLSKTADEWVAAIYPAKVPVGAINDVGQAMAEPQIEARGMKVNMPHPLRTDYTMVGCPLKLSGTPITYELTPPRLGEHTKDVLKRHLGLSDEKIAELESQGIIELLK, translated from the coding sequence ATGGGAGCATTAGCAGGAGTTCGTGTCCTTGACATGAGCCGAGTTTTAGCAGGACCTTGGTGTGGTCAACTTCTCGCTGATTTAGGTGCAGAAGTTATCAAGATTGAACGCCCCGTTCATGGAGATGACACACGTGGCTGGGGCCCTCCTTATATGAACGATGATAATGGTAATAAAACTAAAGAGTCATCGTACTATATGTCTGCCAATCGAGGTAAACAGTCTGTTTCAGTTAATATCGCTTCTCCAGAAGGTCAAGAGTTAATCCGTAAATTGGCTTGTGAAGTAGATGTTTTAATAGAAAACTATAAAGTAGGTGATCTAGCTAAATACGGTCTTGGTTATGATGATCTAGCTAAACTAAACCCAAGACTTATTTACTGTTCAATCACTGGCTTTGGTCAAACTGGCCCTCGAGCTACTGAACCTGGTTATGATTTTATCATTCAAGGTCTTGGTGGTTTAATGAGTATTACTGGTGAGCGTGATGACTTACCTGGTGGCGGCCCTCAAAAAGCGGGGGTTGCAGTTGCCGATTTAATGACTGGGATGTATGCGACAGTAGGTATTGAGGCTGCTCTGTATAGCCGTGAAAAAACAGGCAAAGGCCAATACATTGATGTAGCTTTACTGGATACTCAAGTAGCTATGCTTGCTAACCAAGGTATGAACTATTTAACGTCTAATAAAGTACCTGGTCGTTATGGCAATGCTCATGCTAATATCGTTCCTTATCAAGTATTTCGTGCTTCTGATAGAGACTTTATTATTGCCTGCGGTAATGACAGCCAATTTGTTTCACTTTCTAAAGCTATTGGTTTGCCTGACTTACCACAAGACCCACGTTTTACTACTAACGCAGCACGTGTGGAGCACCGTACGGAGATTGTAGAACTACTCTCTAAACATTTTCTTTCTAAAACAGCCGATGAATGGGTAGCTGCTATTTATCCTGCAAAAGTACCTGTTGGCGCTATTAACGATGTAGGCCAAGCAATGGCAGAGCCACAAATTGAAGCACGTGGTATGAAAGTCAACATGCCCCATCCATTACGTACAGACTATACAATGGTTGGTTGCCCACTTAAACTTTCTGGTACACCTATTACTTATGAGCTCACACCTCCTCGTTTAGGTGAACATACTAAGGATGTATTAAAAAGGCACCTTGGTTTATCTGACGAAAAAATTGCTGAATTAGAAAGCCAAGGTATTATTGAATTACTTAAGTAA
- a CDS encoding aldehyde dehydrogenase: MTKLTVNDWESRAKNLTIEGRAFINGEYVTAESGQTFECISPIDGRKLADVASCDTVDAIKAVTNARETFESGIWSQLPPTKRQAILIRFADLIRANKEELALLETLDMGKPISDSLAIDIPGSAKSIRWMAEAIDKVYGEVAATPEDQLGLVTREPVGVVAAIVPWNFPLMMACWKLGPALATGNSVILKPSEKSPLTAIRVAQLAIEAGIPKGVFNVLPGYGHTVGKALALHMDVDTLVFTGSTKTAKQLMIYAGESNMKRVWLEAGGKSPHIIFADAPDLKEAAQAAATAIAFNQGEVCTAGSRLLIERSIKDQFMPLLLEAIKSWRPGNPLDPATNIGALADDTQMKTVMSYIEAGNQEGAKLVLGGQRIAEETGGMYVEPTIFDNVTNDMKIAKEEIFGPVLSIITFDTVEEAVQIANDTQYGLAAALWTANLSKAHRVARALRAGSVWVNQYDGGDMTAPFGGYKQSGKGRDKSLHAFDKYTEVKATWIKL; this comes from the coding sequence ATGACAAAATTAACAGTAAATGATTGGGAAAGCCGCGCTAAAAACTTAACTATAGAAGGTAGAGCTTTTATTAATGGTGAGTATGTGACTGCGGAAAGTGGTCAAACTTTTGAGTGTATTAGCCCAATTGATGGCAGAAAATTAGCTGATGTAGCCAGTTGTGATACAGTTGATGCGATTAAGGCTGTTACTAATGCCAGAGAAACTTTTGAATCTGGTATATGGTCACAATTACCTCCAACCAAAAGACAGGCTATTTTAATTCGTTTTGCTGACTTAATAAGAGCTAATAAAGAAGAATTAGCCCTATTAGAAACCTTAGATATGGGAAAACCTATTAGTGATTCTTTGGCTATAGATATTCCTGGTTCTGCTAAATCGATTAGATGGATGGCCGAAGCCATTGATAAGGTGTATGGAGAAGTTGCCGCTACGCCAGAAGATCAACTCGGGTTAGTAACCAGAGAGCCGGTAGGTGTTGTGGCAGCTATTGTACCTTGGAACTTCCCATTAATGATGGCTTGTTGGAAATTAGGGCCTGCGTTAGCTACGGGCAATTCAGTTATTTTAAAACCTTCTGAAAAATCGCCATTAACAGCTATTCGTGTAGCACAATTAGCCATTGAGGCAGGTATTCCTAAAGGAGTGTTCAATGTATTGCCCGGTTATGGTCATACTGTAGGTAAAGCGTTAGCCTTGCATATGGATGTGGATACTTTAGTGTTTACAGGTTCTACTAAAACCGCTAAGCAGTTAATGATTTATGCGGGTGAATCCAATATGAAACGTGTTTGGTTAGAAGCAGGGGGTAAGAGTCCGCATATCATATTTGCCGATGCCCCTGATTTAAAAGAAGCTGCACAAGCCGCTGCTACAGCCATTGCCTTTAATCAAGGAGAGGTATGTACAGCAGGTTCTAGACTATTGATTGAACGTTCTATTAAAGATCAGTTTATGCCATTGTTGTTAGAGGCGATTAAATCATGGAGACCAGGTAATCCTCTTGACCCTGCAACGAATATAGGAGCGTTAGCGGATGATACCCAAATGAAAACTGTGATGTCCTATATTGAAGCAGGTAATCAAGAAGGGGCTAAGTTGGTATTAGGTGGACAACGTATTGCTGAAGAAACAGGTGGTATGTATGTTGAACCTACTATTTTTGATAATGTTACCAATGATATGAAAATAGCTAAAGAAGAAATCTTTGGTCCCGTATTGTCTATTATTACTTTTGATACAGTAGAAGAGGCTGTGCAAATAGCTAATGATACTCAATATGGTTTAGCGGCAGCTTTATGGACAGCTAATTTATCTAAAGCTCATCGTGTAGCACGAGCTTTGAGAGCGGGTAGTGTGTGGGTGAATCAATATGATGGTGGTGATATGACAGCACCGTTTGGTGGTTATAAACAATCAGGTAAAGGGCGTGATAAATCACTACATGCCTTTGATAAATACACTGAAGTAAAAGCAACATGGATTAAGCTATAA
- a CDS encoding type 1 glutamine amidotransferase translates to MKSTEAVIVIHAETDSIGNLADLLPELGIAYKVIAVTDNLPKPDELQLLILLGSPASAYDHRLAWVPKELNWLKQVQQKNIPTLGICFGAQILTRALDGQVFKNSQPELGWTDINIVNDRWQHAGPWFNFHYDAFTAPKDAILLAENDIAQQAYSWGRALAVQFHPEMCNAMFDCWMKEWQSNQTGQRFLEKMADLPEQWRKEIELREATNRQNFKQLLMAFLKSI, encoded by the coding sequence GTGAAGTCTACAGAAGCAGTGATAGTTATTCATGCAGAAACAGATTCAATTGGTAATTTAGCAGATTTATTACCTGAGTTAGGTATTGCTTATAAAGTGATAGCTGTTACTGATAATTTACCTAAACCTGATGAGTTACAGTTATTAATTTTATTAGGTAGCCCTGCATCAGCTTATGATCATCGTTTGGCTTGGGTTCCCAAAGAGTTAAATTGGCTTAAGCAGGTACAACAAAAAAATATTCCAACCTTAGGGATTTGCTTTGGTGCACAAATATTAACCCGCGCCTTAGATGGTCAGGTTTTTAAAAATAGTCAACCAGAGTTAGGTTGGACAGATATCAATATTGTAAATGATCGATGGCAACATGCAGGCCCTTGGTTTAACTTCCATTATGATGCTTTTACTGCCCCTAAAGATGCTATTTTATTGGCAGAAAATGATATAGCGCAGCAGGCTTATAGTTGGGGAAGGGCGTTAGCTGTACAGTTTCACCCTGAAATGTGTAATGCTATGTTCGATTGTTGGATGAAAGAATGGCAAAGTAATCAAACTGGGCAAAGATTTTTAGAAAAAATGGCTGATCTTCCAGAACAATGGCGTAAAGAAATTGAGCTTAGAGAAGCAACAAATCGTCAAAACTTTAAACAATTATTAATGGCGTTTTTAAAGAGTATTTAA
- a CDS encoding LysR family transcriptional regulator codes for MELSYLKTLIAVVEQGGITRAAEYLNRVPSSITTRIIQLEDNLGVQLFIREGKRLLVTDKGQLLYNYAKQIVELANEAELQIKSALPKGKLRIGAMESTAAARLPNLLAKLHLQYPQIDLELTTGTSNSLYEGLLSNQLDAVFIADTPADDRLDKLGVFKEQLVIVAPKDHSVINTPQDIHKKTLLVFKDGCSYRDRLVRWFVEHDVKTERIAELSSYHAILGGVSAGMGVGIVPEAVLKLFPDKQTLSVHKLSKSIGSAVTDLVWRKGMLSANIAALQSCLTT; via the coding sequence GTGGAGCTTTCTTATTTAAAAACATTGATAGCTGTTGTTGAGCAAGGGGGAATAACCCGTGCAGCAGAATACCTAAATAGAGTACCTTCAAGTATTACAACCAGAATAATACAATTGGAGGATAATCTTGGGGTGCAGTTATTCATTCGAGAAGGTAAGCGGTTATTAGTAACTGATAAAGGACAATTACTCTATAACTATGCTAAACAAATTGTTGAGTTAGCAAATGAAGCAGAACTACAAATAAAAAGTGCACTACCTAAAGGTAAGTTACGTATTGGTGCTATGGAAAGCACAGCGGCAGCTAGACTACCTAATTTGTTAGCAAAATTACACTTACAATATCCGCAAATAGACTTAGAACTTACGACTGGAACCAGTAATTCACTGTATGAGGGATTATTGTCTAATCAGCTAGATGCAGTGTTTATTGCAGATACACCAGCAGATGATCGATTGGATAAGTTAGGGGTTTTTAAAGAGCAATTGGTAATTGTTGCACCTAAAGATCATTCTGTTATTAATACACCACAAGATATTCACAAAAAAACATTACTAGTATTTAAAGATGGTTGCTCTTACCGTGATAGATTAGTTAGGTGGTTTGTAGAGCATGATGTAAAAACTGAACGTATCGCAGAGTTATCTTCTTATCATGCTATTTTAGGTGGAGTATCAGCAGGAATGGGAGTGGGGATTGTTCCAGAAGCGGTACTTAAATTATTTCCAGATAAACAAACCCTAAGTGTTCATAAACTATCTAAATCTATTGGTAGTGCAGTAACTGATTTAGTGTGGAGAAAAGGTATGTTATCCGCTAATATTGCAGCATTACAATCCTGTTTGACGACGTAA